One Vibrio pomeroyi genomic region harbors:
- the rsgA gene encoding ribosome small subunit-dependent GTPase A, whose translation MNSQNAFSHPMSLQQLGWQPVFQQQLTLEDYDHSVIARITAHHRSGYTLASEQGEIVLPIHQNQPAMTVGDWVILNSELQFDRLLERQSLFSRKAAGSRVAEQYISANIDTVFIVVSLNNDFNLSRIERYLALANEAQVEAVIVLTKKDLCDDYEDKVQQVQSLDSMLMIEAVNSLDQESTQVLSPWCKTGKTVALMGSSGVGKSTLVNSLLGETQQATGGIREDDSKGRHTTTSRSLHLLTSGGLLLDTPGMRELQLADCAEGVSETFSDVEELAMHCRFSDCHHESEPGCKIRKAIEEGDLSERRFTNYQKLLREQARNGASLAEQRANSKQLSKMYKTVQSESRNIKKATD comes from the coding sequence ATGAATTCACAAAACGCATTTTCTCATCCAATGTCACTTCAACAGCTTGGATGGCAACCTGTATTCCAACAACAACTGACACTCGAAGACTATGACCACTCCGTCATTGCTCGTATCACCGCGCACCATCGCAGCGGCTATACACTGGCGTCAGAACAAGGCGAAATCGTTCTACCTATCCATCAAAACCAACCCGCAATGACGGTTGGCGACTGGGTAATCTTGAACTCTGAGCTGCAATTTGACCGCTTGCTAGAACGTCAATCGCTCTTCAGCCGTAAAGCAGCGGGCAGTCGCGTCGCAGAACAATATATCTCAGCCAACATCGACACGGTTTTTATCGTGGTTTCGTTAAACAATGACTTTAATCTAAGCCGTATCGAACGCTACCTAGCACTCGCTAATGAAGCACAGGTTGAAGCGGTTATCGTACTCACCAAGAAAGACTTGTGTGACGACTACGAAGACAAAGTACAACAAGTGCAAAGCTTAGATTCTATGCTGATGATCGAAGCGGTGAACAGCCTAGACCAAGAATCAACTCAAGTCTTGTCACCTTGGTGTAAAACAGGCAAAACCGTCGCTTTGATGGGCTCATCTGGTGTGGGCAAATCTACGCTAGTAAACTCATTGCTTGGTGAAACTCAACAAGCCACGGGTGGTATTCGTGAAGACGACAGCAAAGGCCGTCATACAACCACATCACGATCGCTCCACTTGCTAACATCAGGGGGATTACTGCTCGATACTCCAGGAATGCGAGAGCTACAACTTGCTGACTGCGCTGAAGGTGTAAGTGAAACCTTTTCTGATGTCGAAGAGTTAGCCATGCATTGCCGCTTCTCTGATTGTCATCATGAATCAGAACCTGGATGCAAGATACGCAAAGCCATTGAGGAGGGTGATTTGTCTGAAAGACGATTTACTAACTATCAAAAGTTATTGAGAGAGCAAGCCAGAAATGGCGCCTCATTGGCAGAGCAACGCGCGAACAGTAAACAGCTTTCCAAGATGTACAAAACCGTACAATCAGAAAGCCGAAACATAAAAAAAGCGACCGACTAA
- the malT gene encoding HTH-type transcriptional regulator MalT, giving the protein MWIPSKLTRPGRLHNAILRPRVLDLLQNADCYKLVLFRSPAGYGKTTMAAQWLVEKPNVGWYSIDDSDNDAFRFINYLLQSLNKATQNACPNAQKLAEKRQFSSLHSLLSEVFAEMSEFHHECFLVLDDYHLVNNDDIHEAMRFFLKHMPDNLTLVVTSRGTPPLGTANLRVRDLMIEIGNDSLAFDTEETTRFFNQRVADGIDDTTAGSICSYVEGWPSALQLIALQAQHQKRTLAQSAESFSHFNHAHLWDYLVEEVFDLLDKETRQFLMQCSVLDHFNDELVCALTQREDALGMIESLNRFGLFIYPLEGEKNWYRFHNLFGEFLAHERQARIPQQEAELHRSAAKAWIKQKTPHQALRHAQRADDPQLIVQILSEHGWQMFNQGELSSLEMAIKQLTTDQLYSEPKLSMLRAWLAQSQHRYDQVGTLLEEAETQYQARNIELDTQQQGQYNALRAQVAINSNEPEKALELAELSLSQLNTTVYRSRIVATSVVGEVNHVMGNLSRALPMMQQTEKLARQYQVYHQALWAILQQSEILIAQGYVQAAFELQDSAFKLIEEHQLQYVPLHEFLLRVRAQIFWCWNRLDEAEECCYKGLDILGHHSPSKHLHSYSMLARISLSRGEIDKASKFIDQIQHLLRQSTYHVDWTANASLSLILFWQVKGDKDAIRDWLSVAVRPESASNHFCQLQWRNIVRAHIILEQYEEAEEALAFLKSEAQRSHLITDTNRNLIVEAVLRTQINDEDSARVLLEEALHMTNQTGMVGNFLVDGGTIGHILDKLSNKPGLGDLERHRAQQIMKDISTTQRSRSVHFDEDFVENLVNHPNIPELVRTSPLTQREWQVLGLIYSGFSNEQIAQELDVAGTTIKTHIRNLYQKLNIANRKEAISTAENLLQLMGY; this is encoded by the coding sequence ATGTGGATCCCTTCGAAACTGACTCGTCCCGGCCGCTTACACAATGCAATTCTGCGACCTAGGGTTCTCGATCTGCTTCAGAATGCAGATTGCTATAAGCTAGTACTGTTCCGCTCTCCAGCTGGATACGGCAAAACCACCATGGCTGCCCAATGGCTGGTAGAAAAACCCAATGTAGGTTGGTACAGCATCGATGATAGTGACAACGATGCCTTCCGCTTCATCAACTACCTACTCCAATCCCTTAATAAAGCGACGCAAAATGCCTGCCCGAATGCCCAAAAGCTGGCAGAGAAACGACAGTTTTCATCGTTGCATTCTTTATTAAGTGAAGTGTTTGCTGAGATGTCTGAATTCCACCACGAGTGTTTCCTTGTGTTGGATGACTATCATTTGGTGAACAATGACGACATCCATGAAGCGATGCGCTTTTTCCTCAAACACATGCCCGACAACCTGACGCTTGTTGTGACTAGCCGTGGCACACCACCGCTTGGCACAGCTAACCTGCGCGTTCGTGATTTGATGATTGAGATTGGCAACGACTCTCTGGCTTTTGATACAGAAGAAACCACACGCTTCTTCAATCAACGCGTAGCCGACGGCATTGACGACACCACTGCAGGCAGTATTTGTAGTTATGTAGAGGGTTGGCCTTCTGCATTACAGCTTATTGCCCTTCAAGCACAGCACCAAAAGCGCACACTGGCACAATCTGCCGAGTCGTTCTCCCACTTTAACCATGCCCATCTTTGGGATTACTTGGTTGAAGAAGTATTTGACCTGCTAGACAAAGAAACCCGACAGTTCTTGATGCAGTGTTCGGTGCTTGATCACTTCAACGACGAACTTGTTTGCGCACTAACACAGCGTGAAGACGCGCTCGGTATGATTGAATCGCTTAACCGATTTGGTTTGTTCATCTACCCTCTTGAAGGCGAGAAGAACTGGTATCGCTTCCATAATCTATTTGGTGAGTTCCTAGCCCACGAACGCCAAGCTCGCATTCCGCAGCAAGAAGCGGAATTGCATCGAAGTGCAGCTAAGGCTTGGATCAAACAGAAAACACCTCACCAAGCTTTGCGACACGCACAGCGCGCAGACGACCCACAGCTGATTGTTCAGATCCTCAGTGAACACGGTTGGCAGATGTTCAACCAAGGTGAGTTGTCATCACTAGAGATGGCGATCAAGCAGCTGACTACTGACCAACTGTACAGCGAACCTAAGCTATCAATGCTGCGTGCATGGCTAGCGCAAAGTCAGCACCGTTATGATCAAGTGGGTACTCTGTTAGAAGAAGCCGAAACTCAGTATCAAGCTCGAAACATCGAATTGGATACTCAGCAGCAAGGCCAATACAACGCATTACGTGCACAAGTCGCGATCAACAGTAATGAGCCAGAGAAAGCACTCGAGCTTGCAGAGCTTTCATTGAGCCAGCTGAATACAACGGTTTACCGTAGTCGCATTGTCGCAACCTCGGTTGTTGGCGAAGTGAATCACGTAATGGGTAATCTGAGCCGTGCTCTACCAATGATGCAGCAAACTGAGAAGCTCGCTCGCCAATATCAGGTTTACCATCAGGCACTTTGGGCGATTCTTCAGCAGAGTGAAATCTTGATAGCTCAAGGCTACGTTCAAGCCGCATTTGAATTGCAAGACAGCGCCTTCAAATTGATTGAAGAGCACCAACTGCAATATGTGCCTCTGCATGAATTCTTGTTGCGCGTTCGAGCTCAGATTTTCTGGTGTTGGAACCGATTAGATGAAGCAGAAGAGTGTTGTTACAAGGGCTTAGATATTCTTGGTCACCATTCACCAAGTAAGCACCTACACAGCTACTCGATGCTGGCTCGTATTTCACTGAGCCGTGGCGAAATTGATAAAGCGTCGAAGTTTATCGACCAGATTCAGCACTTGTTGCGCCAATCAACTTACCATGTGGATTGGACAGCGAATGCTTCCCTATCTCTGATCTTGTTCTGGCAAGTGAAAGGCGATAAAGACGCAATCCGTGACTGGTTGAGCGTTGCTGTTCGCCCTGAATCAGCAAGCAACCACTTCTGTCAGCTTCAATGGCGTAACATCGTGCGTGCTCACATCATTCTTGAACAGTATGAAGAAGCAGAAGAAGCATTGGCGTTCTTAAAGAGTGAAGCTCAGCGTTCGCATCTGATTACCGATACCAACAGAAACTTAATCGTTGAAGCGGTATTACGCACCCAGATCAACGATGAAGACAGTGCGCGCGTATTGCTAGAAGAAGCCCTACACATGACCAACCAAACCGGTATGGTCGGTAACTTCTTGGTCGATGGCGGTACTATCGGGCATATCTTGGATAAGTTGAGCAACAAGCCTGGATTAGGTGACTTAGAACGTCACCGCGCGCAACAAATCATGAAAGATATCTCGACGACTCAACGCAGTCGCTCGGTACACTTCGACGAAGACTTTGTAGAGAATCTGGTTAATCACCCGAACATTCCTGAGCTTGTACGCACGAGCCCACTCACCCAGCGTGAATGGCAAGTACTTGGTCTGATCTATTCTGGATTCAGTAACGAGCAAATCGCTCAAGAACTTGATGTAGCAGGTACCACAATCAAGACTCACATTCGTAACCTGTACCAAAAGCTCAACATTGCTAACCGTAAAGAAGCGATAAGCACAGCAGAGAACTTACTTCAGTTAATGGGGTACTAA
- a CDS encoding glycogen/starch/alpha-glucan phosphorylase, translating to MKPTQQKTFDKVSFQESVKKHLSATYATTVETADSRSWYLAMGRALAELTTFDLLETENDEKIKNAKSVNYLSLEFLIGRLTGNNLISMGLYEQITHAMEELGQNLTDLLEEERDPSLGNGGLGRLAACFMDSCAAQEYPTVGYGLHYEYGLFKQSFQDGRQQEAPDAWRGVEGYPWEVARPELAQHIGFYGHVEVEFIDGKEVRTWVPGMEVKAMPWDLPIVGYESSTVYPLRLWECQAIAPFSLASFNNGDYFEAQHSLIDAGNITKVLYPNDNHEKGKTLRLMQQYFHSAASVRDILRRHEAAGFALEDLPKQETIQLNDTHPTIAIPELMRILIDEKGLSWDQAWEISAHTFAYTNHTLLPEALETWSESLINRLLPRHMEIIFEINHRFMQEVRKMWPGDGEKQAKLSIIQEGFHRMVRMANLCVIGSYKVNGVAALHSQLVKKDLFPEFNEIFPGKLTNVTNGITPRRWLKFCNPGLSTLITGKIGTEWPAKLEQLEGIAKFATDAKFQKEFMAVKKENKQRLADWVQENMGIELDTNAIFDVQIKRLHEYKRQHLDLLHILSLYHRILNEPGFECEPRVCFFAAKAAPGYHLAKEIIFAVNKIAEKINNDPRIGNKLKVVFIPDYRVSMAEIIIPAADVSQQISLAGKEASGTGNMKMALNGALTIGTMDGANVEIREEVGDENIYIFGLDVDGVQALKAQGYNPYDYYNADPLLKASLDLLTGDEFTPGQPGLLRATFDSLLDGGDPYLCLADFASYVKAHEDMGTQYKDQAGWAKKAILNTALVGKFTSDRSIRDYVNNIWKLEAVNR from the coding sequence ATGAAACCAACTCAGCAAAAAACTTTCGATAAAGTGTCATTCCAAGAGAGTGTTAAGAAACATCTATCTGCAACCTACGCAACAACAGTAGAAACCGCTGACAGCCGTTCATGGTATTTAGCAATGGGTCGTGCTCTTGCTGAGCTAACGACATTCGATCTGTTAGAAACTGAAAACGATGAAAAAATCAAAAACGCGAAGAGTGTTAACTACCTTTCGCTAGAATTCTTGATTGGCCGTCTGACAGGTAACAACCTAATCAGCATGGGCCTGTATGAGCAAATCACTCATGCAATGGAAGAGCTAGGTCAAAACCTAACTGACCTTCTAGAAGAAGAACGCGACCCATCACTAGGTAATGGTGGTCTTGGTCGTCTAGCTGCTTGTTTCATGGATTCTTGTGCCGCTCAAGAATACCCAACAGTAGGCTACGGTCTTCACTACGAATACGGTCTATTCAAACAGTCTTTCCAAGACGGTCGCCAACAAGAAGCACCTGACGCATGGCGCGGTGTTGAAGGTTACCCGTGGGAAGTGGCTCGTCCAGAACTAGCACAACACATTGGTTTTTACGGTCATGTAGAAGTTGAATTCATTGACGGTAAAGAAGTTCGTACTTGGGTTCCAGGTATGGAAGTAAAAGCAATGCCTTGGGATCTACCAATCGTAGGTTACGAGTCAAGCACGGTTTACCCGCTGCGTCTTTGGGAATGTCAAGCAATCGCACCATTCTCACTAGCAAGCTTTAATAACGGTGATTACTTCGAAGCGCAACACTCGCTAATCGATGCAGGTAACATCACTAAGGTTCTTTACCCGAACGACAACCACGAGAAAGGTAAGACACTGCGTTTAATGCAGCAGTACTTCCACTCAGCAGCATCGGTTCGCGATATTCTACGTCGCCACGAAGCAGCAGGTTTTGCTCTAGAAGATCTGCCTAAGCAAGAAACGATTCAGCTTAACGATACGCACCCAACGATTGCGATTCCTGAGCTAATGCGCATCCTGATTGACGAGAAAGGTCTATCTTGGGATCAAGCATGGGAAATCAGTGCTCACACGTTCGCTTACACGAACCACACACTACTTCCAGAAGCGCTAGAGACTTGGTCTGAATCTTTGATCAATCGTCTTCTTCCACGTCACATGGAAATCATCTTTGAAATCAACCACCGCTTCATGCAAGAAGTTCGCAAGATGTGGCCTGGTGACGGTGAGAAGCAAGCGAAGCTTTCTATCATCCAAGAAGGTTTCCACCGCATGGTTCGCATGGCAAACCTATGTGTGATTGGTTCTTACAAAGTGAACGGTGTAGCTGCGCTTCACTCTCAATTGGTTAAGAAAGACTTGTTCCCTGAGTTCAACGAAATCTTCCCAGGTAAACTGACTAACGTAACGAACGGCATCACGCCACGTCGTTGGTTGAAGTTCTGTAACCCAGGTCTATCAACGCTAATTACTGGCAAGATCGGTACTGAGTGGCCAGCAAAACTTGAGCAGCTAGAAGGCATCGCTAAGTTTGCAACAGACGCGAAATTCCAAAAAGAATTCATGGCTGTTAAGAAAGAAAACAAACAGCGCCTTGCTGATTGGGTTCAAGAGAACATGGGTATCGAGCTAGATACTAACGCTATCTTCGACGTTCAAATCAAGCGTCTACACGAATACAAGCGTCAGCACCTAGACTTGCTACACATTCTATCTCTGTACCACCGTATTCTTAACGAACCTGGTTTCGAGTGTGAGCCACGCGTATGTTTCTTCGCAGCGAAAGCAGCACCGGGTTACCACCTAGCGAAAGAAATCATCTTCGCAGTTAACAAGATTGCAGAGAAGATCAACAACGATCCTCGCATTGGCAACAAGCTTAAAGTGGTATTCATCCCTGACTACCGTGTAAGCATGGCTGAAATCATCATCCCTGCAGCAGACGTTTCTCAGCAAATCTCACTGGCTGGTAAAGAAGCATCAGGTACGGGCAACATGAAGATGGCTCTAAACGGCGCTCTAACTATCGGTACGATGGATGGCGCGAACGTTGAGATTCGTGAAGAAGTTGGCGATGAGAACATCTACATCTTCGGTCTAGACGTTGATGGTGTTCAAGCACTGAAAGCTCAGGGCTACAACCCATACGACTACTACAATGCAGACCCACTACTGAAAGCATCACTAGACCTATTGACTGGCGATGAGTTCACTCCTGGTCAACCAGGTCTTCTACGTGCAACGTTTGATAGCCTGCTAGACGGTGGTGACCCATACCTATGTCTTGCTGACTTCGCATCTTACGTGAAAGCGCATGAAGACATGGGAACGCAATACAAAGACCAAGCAGGTTGGGCTAAGAAAGCGATTCTTAACACAGCATTGGTTGGTAAGTTCACATCAGACCGCTCTATCCGCGATTACGTGAACAACATCTGGAAACTAGAAGCGGTTAACCGTTAA
- a CDS encoding SCO family protein — MSKNWSLALVVAFVLGFGVKSYLDGQNEAQEQHAAKQEFSATTLFGQDNQPTEIFDQTDDRIRIVYFGFTRCPDVCPTSLAMLAGALNQVSDEAKAKIRPMFVSLDPERDAAEASYEYAQYFHPMMEGLSGPLDVTTTLAHNYGVIFRKTKLEGSELEYTLDHSSYFYFLKPDGTLITKVPHTLTPAPIVEAINKLTQ; from the coding sequence ATGAGTAAGAATTGGTCGTTAGCATTAGTGGTAGCGTTTGTACTTGGCTTTGGTGTCAAAAGTTACCTTGATGGACAAAACGAAGCTCAAGAACAGCACGCTGCAAAGCAAGAGTTCTCCGCAACAACCCTTTTTGGTCAAGATAATCAGCCAACGGAAATCTTTGACCAAACCGACGACAGAATTCGTATCGTTTACTTCGGTTTCACACGTTGCCCAGATGTCTGCCCTACCTCACTAGCAATGTTAGCCGGCGCACTTAACCAAGTGTCAGATGAAGCAAAAGCAAAGATTCGCCCGATGTTTGTCTCTCTTGATCCTGAGCGCGATGCCGCAGAAGCTTCTTACGAATACGCACAATACTTCCACCCAATGATGGAAGGGTTAAGTGGCCCGTTAGATGTGACAACAACGCTTGCACATAACTACGGTGTTATTTTCAGAAAGACCAAGCTTGAGGGTTCAGAGCTGGAATACACCCTTGACCACAGCTCATATTTTTATTTTTTAAAGCCCGACGGTACCTTGATTACTAAAGTACCGCACACGTTAACACCTGCACCAATTGTTGAAGCCATCAACAAGTTGACGCAGTAA
- the malQ gene encoding 4-alpha-glucanotransferase: MKEQTVLKQVAEMANIADSYVSAWGDEAQVSDETITSLLASLGYDTSSDDALLKSAERKHKKDVLDPVLVLRDGEPVEVALNLGVSARESEFSWRLETEQGEVLEGYLQSQVVRDERAEGGPLVFALPSDLAWGYHKLIVSRKRRKKPYEMTLIITPKACFKQSPIEQGKKLWGPSVQLYTLRTQHNWGIGDFGDLKQLVADIASRGGDFVGLNPIHSLFPANPEGASPYSPSSRRWLNILYIDVSSVPEFALSAEAQQTVGSAEFQQRLQKARDAHWVNYTEVSELKMSILPLLFAEFKTRHLDKNSDRAQAFLAFVEEGGDSLMHQAAFDALHGELHAEDSGMWGWPVFPEKYRTFDSPATQKYIKENLEQVHLYMYLQWLADCQINDAQSLAEEKGMAVGLYRDLAVGVADSGSETWADEGNLVMDASIGAPPDILGPLGQNWGLPPLNPEVLLETSYDAYIKLLRANMKHCGALRIDHVLGLLRLWWIPKGENATKGAYIYYPVQDMLSILALESHRYQCSVIGEDLGTVPDEIVDILADAGVHSYKVFFFETSEEDGGFISPKHYASQSMAALCTHDMPTLRGFWHCDDLKMGQEIGLYPDAAQLETLFDDRLECKQGILDSVAWHGFLPEGVGRDASQVPMDSYLAEALQLHVAAGGSTLLSVQLEDWLEMDKPVNIPGTVDEYPNWRRKLSMNLDEIFAHEGVNRIASKLTDVREKAGK, from the coding sequence ATGAAAGAACAGACCGTATTAAAACAAGTCGCAGAAATGGCAAACATTGCCGACAGTTACGTTAGTGCGTGGGGCGATGAAGCACAGGTATCAGACGAAACTATTACGTCTCTATTGGCTTCATTGGGCTACGATACAAGCAGCGATGATGCACTATTAAAGTCAGCAGAAAGAAAACACAAAAAAGATGTACTAGACCCAGTTCTTGTCTTGCGTGATGGTGAGCCAGTAGAAGTGGCGCTGAATTTAGGTGTTAGTGCTCGTGAAAGCGAGTTCAGCTGGCGCTTAGAAACCGAGCAAGGAGAGGTACTCGAAGGCTATCTTCAATCTCAAGTCGTTCGTGATGAGCGTGCCGAGGGTGGCCCTTTAGTGTTTGCATTGCCAAGTGATTTGGCATGGGGTTATCACAAGCTAATTGTGAGCCGTAAGCGCCGTAAGAAGCCTTACGAGATGACACTGATCATTACGCCAAAAGCGTGTTTCAAGCAGTCTCCAATTGAGCAAGGCAAAAAGCTTTGGGGACCAAGTGTTCAGCTTTACACACTAAGAACTCAACACAACTGGGGTATTGGTGACTTCGGTGACCTAAAACAGTTGGTTGCTGATATCGCGTCTCGCGGCGGTGACTTCGTTGGTCTAAACCCGATCCACTCATTGTTCCCTGCGAACCCGGAAGGTGCGAGCCCATACAGCCCGTCTTCACGTCGTTGGTTGAACATCTTATACATTGATGTGAGCTCAGTTCCTGAATTTGCATTAAGTGCAGAAGCACAACAAACCGTAGGCAGCGCAGAGTTCCAACAGCGCCTACAGAAAGCTCGTGATGCACACTGGGTGAATTACACGGAAGTGTCTGAGCTGAAGATGAGCATCTTGCCTTTGCTATTCGCAGAGTTTAAGACTCGTCACCTAGACAAGAACAGCGATCGTGCACAAGCCTTCCTAGCGTTTGTGGAAGAGGGCGGCGACAGCCTGATGCACCAAGCGGCATTCGATGCACTGCACGGTGAATTGCATGCTGAAGATTCTGGCATGTGGGGTTGGCCGGTATTCCCTGAGAAATACCGTACATTCGACAGCCCAGCAACACAGAAATACATCAAAGAGAACCTAGAGCAAGTGCATCTTTACATGTACCTGCAATGGTTAGCAGATTGCCAAATCAACGATGCTCAATCGCTTGCTGAAGAGAAAGGCATGGCGGTTGGTCTGTACCGAGATCTAGCGGTAGGCGTTGCAGATTCAGGCAGCGAGACTTGGGCTGACGAAGGCAACCTAGTAATGGATGCGAGCATCGGTGCTCCACCAGATATCCTTGGTCCTCTAGGCCAAAACTGGGGCTTACCACCGCTGAACCCAGAAGTGCTTCTAGAAACAAGCTACGATGCTTACATCAAGTTGCTTCGTGCGAATATGAAACACTGTGGTGCACTGCGTATTGACCACGTGTTAGGTCTACTGCGTTTATGGTGGATTCCAAAAGGCGAAAACGCAACGAAGGGCGCGTACATCTACTACCCAGTCCAAGATATGCTGTCGATTCTTGCGCTTGAATCTCACCGTTACCAATGTAGCGTTATCGGTGAAGATTTAGGTACGGTGCCAGATGAGATCGTAGACATCCTAGCGGATGCTGGCGTGCACTCTTACAAAGTGTTCTTCTTCGAAACATCAGAAGAAGATGGTGGCTTCATCTCTCCGAAACACTACGCATCGCAATCAATGGCAGCACTGTGTACGCACGATATGCCAACATTACGTGGCTTCTGGCACTGCGATGACTTGAAGATGGGGCAAGAGATTGGTTTATACCCAGACGCAGCACAGCTAGAAACTCTGTTCGATGACCGTCTTGAGTGTAAGCAAGGTATCTTAGACTCAGTAGCATGGCACGGTTTCCTACCTGAAGGTGTTGGCCGCGATGCAAGCCAAGTACCGATGGATTCTTACCTTGCAGAAGCACTTCAACTGCACGTTGCGGCTGGTGGTTCAACACTGCTAAGTGTCCAATTGGAAGACTGGCTAGAGATGGATAAGCCAGTAAACATTCCTGGTACCGTCGATGAGTACCCTAACTGGCGTCGTAAACTATCAATGAACTTGGACGAAATCTTTGCCCACGAAGGCGTTAATCGCATCGCTTCTAAGCTGACAGACGTTCGAGAAAAAGCAGGTAAGTAA
- a CDS encoding copper chaperone PCu(A)C: MKLKALALAGLLLTPFAHANSDIMVHDAYARATPPSAVNSAVFTTLMNHSDKDRAIVSATTPAAGKVELHDVIVDGDVMKMRQVQEITIPANGEAVLKPGSLHIMLFDLKDGLKEGEQIEMTLTFANGETQTFEAPVKKVMSGMKKMNHDHH; the protein is encoded by the coding sequence ATGAAGTTAAAAGCACTTGCTCTAGCAGGCTTATTGCTCACTCCCTTTGCTCACGCGAACAGCGATATTATGGTTCACGACGCGTACGCTCGTGCAACACCGCCTTCAGCAGTGAACAGCGCGGTATTCACGACTCTGATGAACCACAGCGATAAAGATCGCGCTATTGTCTCTGCAACTACACCCGCAGCAGGCAAGGTAGAGCTTCATGATGTTATCGTTGATGGCGACGTAATGAAGATGCGCCAAGTTCAAGAGATCACAATCCCTGCGAATGGTGAAGCGGTACTTAAACCTGGCAGCCTGCACATTATGTTGTTCGACCTAAAAGATGGTCTAAAAGAAGGTGAGCAGATCGAGATGACTCTGACTTTCGCTAACGGTGAAACGCAAACCTTTGAAGCGCCTGTTAAGAAAGTAATGAGCGGCATGAAAAAGATGAATCACGATCATCACTAA
- a CDS encoding DUF368 domain-containing protein — MNYLSTFFKGMAMGAADVVPGVSGGTIAFITGIYDTLLESIRRINPSVLGLWKREGFKAAFNHINGFFLISLFAGVFTSIATFAKLISWLLVTHPVPLWSFFFGLILVSVFHILKQVEKRDMIRFVFLLLGVAFAYSITVLKPLQMEPTSINILIAGAIAICAMILPGISGSFILLLIGMYGPVLGAVKSFQIDVLALFLGGCVIGLLTFSHVLSWLLRSFRDFTLVFLTGLMIGTLPKIWPWKETISWRINSKGEQVPLIQENLSPFNFEAVTSQPSQLTLSVIMMLVAIALVLGLEKFAERNAD; from the coding sequence ATGAACTACTTAAGTACTTTTTTCAAAGGCATGGCAATGGGCGCAGCCGATGTTGTCCCTGGCGTGTCGGGCGGAACCATCGCATTCATCACTGGTATCTACGATACGCTGCTAGAAAGCATTCGCAGAATTAACCCTAGCGTACTTGGCTTATGGAAACGCGAAGGCTTCAAAGCTGCGTTTAACCACATCAACGGTTTCTTCCTGATTTCACTGTTCGCGGGTGTATTCACCAGCATTGCAACATTCGCAAAACTGATTTCTTGGTTATTGGTCACGCACCCTGTTCCACTGTGGTCTTTCTTCTTTGGTCTAATCTTGGTGTCGGTTTTCCATATTCTTAAGCAAGTAGAAAAGCGCGATATGATTCGATTCGTCTTTTTACTGCTTGGTGTTGCCTTCGCTTACAGCATTACTGTGCTTAAGCCACTGCAAATGGAGCCGACCAGTATCAACATCTTGATTGCGGGTGCGATTGCGATCTGCGCGATGATTCTACCGGGAATTTCAGGCAGCTTTATTCTGCTTCTGATTGGTATGTATGGCCCAGTGCTTGGCGCTGTTAAATCGTTTCAAATCGATGTACTTGCGCTATTCCTTGGCGGCTGTGTGATTGGTCTACTGACTTTCTCGCACGTACTCTCTTGGTTACTACGCTCATTCCGCGATTTCACATTGGTGTTTTTAACGGGTTTGATGATTGGTACGTTACCTAAGATCTGGCCTTGGAAAGAGACCATCAGTTGGCGTATCAACTCGAAAGGTGAGCAAGTGCCACTGATTCAAGAGAACCTATCTCCGTTCAATTTCGAAGCGGTAACGTCTCAACCTTCTCAGCTCACTTTATCGGTGATCATGATGTTGGTGGCTATCGCGCTAGTGCTGGGTTTAGAAAAGTTTGCTGAGCGCAATGCTGACTAA